The Musa acuminata AAA Group cultivar baxijiao chromosome BXJ3-6, Cavendish_Baxijiao_AAA, whole genome shotgun sequence region GCTAAAGCTCAGCTGCAGCATTATTATTTATTCAGGACATTCAAATAGAAGAAGTGTTAAATGTCTGCCCTTTTTTCCTTATCAAATCAAGACGATCAGGCTGAAAATTTTCTTGTTTTATGGTTGTACAGATGAAAAAAATTAACAAAAGATCATACATTCTGACAAATCATCCAAGTTGACTGATGATTTTATAGAAATGTGTGAAGGGGTTTATTTTCACCATAATGACACTTAACACATAACACAAAGACATTCTACATGGGCCTTATCAGCGACGTCCTACCTCCGGCAAAATTAGacatatttatcataaaaaaatacaaCTAATAAAAAAGTCAGACTCAAGTTGTTTCAAAAAATGTTTTAAAGCTACCAAAAGATATGCAAGAAAAAATTTCACCTAATACTTTAATAACATCAGCCATCTTTTTAACTTCTTCTGGTCCAACATCAGGTGACGAAGTGTACCCAAAATACATGAGTACCCAATTTCCCTGGAAGGTTGATTCAGTTACAGAATTATTTTCAGTATCAAACAGTTTGAAGGGCCCTCCAATTGCTGGTCTGTTGACATTATTCCTCTCGTAAACAATACTTTGTTCTGAACCTGTCAATAATATGTAGATGAGACAGTTACTGGTAAAATATCTCACTGGAAtatctgaaaagaaaaaaaatagggaTATAATAAAGGCAAGATCCCAACTTTTTCCTAAAGCCCTTGCTTTAAATTTATCATTGTCTTACTATATCTATCAACAAGATGCAAGGTCCCAATTATCTGTGGATGACTGCATAAATCATGTGTTAACTTGTAATAAAGAAGAGTATGCACAATGATTACATAGTTATAGTAACTTAAGCATACATATTGCTCATTTTATAATGAGTTAAATGTTATGCCACTGATACTTTTATGTGTTACATTAACTTTTGGTATTGGTCCTTGTCTAGTTATTTGGGAGTACTAATCGCTTAAAATCATTCTGATATAACAATAATGGAAATGTGATGATTGATGCAGTAGAATTCATTAGGTTACTTGTCTGGAGCCAATATAGTTCTTGCCCATATTCAAGCAGTATATTGTGTTTGATAAGAAGTTATGGCCATGGCTCATTTAATCATTCATTCTCATTAACTATGATGATATCTTTAATAACCTAACAATGTgcctgtttttctttctttttttttttttttgttgcaaatGTTGCAATGGAATTTGACTGTAAATCTAAAGCTATCAGATGCATAACTGCACAATCTAAACCaaataattttgcttcataaaACCTATTGGATGTCTCAGAAATAATATACATATTGCTCAAGAAGGAAGATAAGTAGAAGATAAGGTCATTATATTTGCATCTAGATTTGTTTCAGCTCTTAAACTGATCAATTATAATGGATGTTCAGATAGCAAAACTTAAATATTGTCATCAGAAAAGCAGTCAAGCAATTTTTTTTGGCAGAAAACAACATATCAAAGATTCCTAATAACAAAAAGATTTTTACCTTTTAAGATTGCTCGCTTTTCATCATTATAATGAACATACAGGCCAGTTCCAGCGATCAATAGTACCGCGGTGGGCTGTGAGAAATCCAATACATCAATTCAATCATGATACATCCAACacaaaataactattaagtatacaAAAAGAGACAAAAAAATGACTTCAGTATCTATCATCATAAACCAAATTGGTACTTTTCCGTCGGCGTACAATAACATAAGCTATCCATGACCGAGAAGCCAATGGCTCATCATTTTCTAAAACTTGTTTTGGTAGCTTATGATTCCCGAAGTTTGATCCATTTTTATAGCACCGAGGTTCGAATTTTTGAGAAGGATAAAACCTACAGCAACATGAGCACAATTAGAAATTTCAAATATGTAATTAATATATGGATGTTCTTGGGCAAAGAAAGCATAGTCACTAGCAAACTCCCAAACAAATCATTAACAATATCAATTTATACAAGAATCTGTCACCAGAAGTAAATCTTGCATCTTAGAACCAACAAAACCAGTCATGTTTCATGCAATTATACCCACATCTTAATAAGATGCATCTTCAGCACCATTTTCTCATTCGTGGTTCACCTTGTTCAAAATTCACCTCATTTGACTTGGAACCTCTGATAGGAGGTACCTGTCTCTTCATTCCAAAAACTTTAGTTGGACATGCCACCATGGTTGACTGCCTCCACCAGACATTCATAGAAGGCAATGTCATCAACCATGGTAGCATGTGCCACCATGGTACAAATGCCTTCTTTAGATATTCAAATGTTAATCAAGTTCCATTTATGTTAATTAAGAAAAGCTGTGATTCCAAATTGAATAACCACAAGAATAGTAAACGAGGTCACAAGTGATTATCTCTCCAACGATTGTTTCTGTCATCCTTACATAGCTTCAAGGTGCACATATCCATGACAAACCTTTTAGCAATATCAAGGAAAAAGATGGGGTACAAATGTACGATAGACCTAGAAAAAAATATGGCATGAAGTGCCAGATGTTTTGTTCTTTGTTCTGCCAAAGTAGATCATCATGAATCAAGGCGGAGTAGAATAGATCATATATGAAGACCTTGCAGAATGTGAAGAACCTTCAAAGCTGTCTCACTTCTCTCTTGGAGGCCACTAGTTTGACATCACATGATCACAAGAGCACCTCCCCCAGTTTAGACCTAAATAATGTTACAATCAATGTGATACCATGATTAGTTCCACTTCGGATAGATATAATTCTAGCTCATGTGGCTTTTTGGGCTTGGATCAAGAAGAATATAATGTCATAGTAACAATCTCTCAAGGTGTACATGCCGCATTAAGACATAATGTAACAGCCCAATTCGGTATGTCCCTCATCAAAGCCCACCCACGATTTAATTATTCCCTTATCAGGCCAACCTGATAGATTTGACTAGTATACGAATTTCTACTCACCCCAAAAGTAGGAAATTATAACTACTTGTTCCAAACTCTCATGATTAAGATGAGTTCTATTTATGTTAATTAAGCAAAGCTGTGATTCCCAATTGGATGACCCCAACAATTGTAAAGCAAATTGCAAGTGTATATCTTCCTCCAATAGTTTGCTATATCATCCTTGCATAGTTTGGAACTTAGTGCACACATATCCATGACAAACCTTTTAGATTTATAGAGGAAAATGATGGGTTACATATGCACGATAAACCTACCTTTTAGTTTTCTAGTAAATATAATGCTTTGATTAAATATAATAAACCTTGATAAAAATATGGCATGAAGTGTCAGACAAAAAATACCTATAATATAATGCTTTGATTAAATATAATAAACCTCGATAAAAATATGGCATGAAGTGTCAGACAAAAAATACCACTTGCCTTTATATGAAAGTAGATGGTCATGAATCAATGTGGagtagaataaataaaaaaagatccATAGAACTTGATGAATCTCAATCATCTTTCATCTCAAACACTGTCTCGTGTTGTCTGAAGGCCTCTAGTTTCACATTAAAAGAGTAACTCCCCCAATTTGGACCTAAATAATCTTGCAATCAATGTGATACCTTAATTAGTGCCACATCGGATATAGTATGGCTTAGATAGTATACGAGTCACTACTGACCTTCAAGCACTTTTTGAATTTTGtgtacaccttttttttttttttttttttggcttagcCTATGTAGTTCTTCGGCCTAGATCGAACAAATACGATACCAAAGCAACAACCTTTTGAGGTGTATGGACCATATTGGGACTTATCATATGTAGTGCTACTCATGCCAAGAGAAAAACTTGGTGTATTTCTATCCATCCCAAGAGAGGAACTTCTAATTACTCCTTTATGCAGGCTTGGCCCACGTGGTTTTCACATCAAGGTCATGATACATAGTGCATCCCCATGAATTTCCGCACTGGCAGGGACAAATAGCGTGGTAAATATAAGCAGCGTGATAGGCAATAACACCTGTGAAAACTCGTATCACCCATATAGACTCTTGACCCGTGCGTGACTTTGAATGGACTCGACAATAAAATTAGGTAATTACATGTTATTAGTCTCGAATCAGGGGCGGCTTATGACTCTAGCTTACAATGACTCACGACCCACCACCTCCAAGAAGCACCTTTTGAGTGCTCTTTCTGGACCAAATCGAAGGAATTAACGCAAACACATGTCGGGCATTGCAAGCACAACCAATCAAACAAAGTTAGATAgacaaaaagaaaagataaacagACTAATCACCGAGGTCGCCAGGGAGAAGGACTGGAGACGTTGAGCGCCGAACGAAGCGACAGGCTGCAGAGCGCGGAACGGATCATGTCGCCGGAGAGAAACCAAAACTGAAAAGAGAAGCTACCGGCGGAAACACGGGAAGGCAAATCAGTAGAAGAGCTCCTCCATCTAGGGAACAGGACAATgactcaaagaagaagaagaagacgcgaAGATTTGAGCTTCTCGGCAAGAGCTcgagcgctctctctctctcgctcgctcgctcgctccgcGTCTCCGGGGTCTTAAGGCGTCGCATGGATCGGCACTCCCACCAGAAACCCAATGGTGGAGGCCCAAGATCCACTTTGTCAACGGATCATTTTGTTACGGGACCCGTTAAGGATCCGCATCCGACTCGATCTAAGAAGAGTAAACGGTAAACCATTCGTTTGTCGATCATTCATAATCAGCATCGAATGAAAGATAACAACATATTGGGAAGATCCAAAACCGACCCGAAAAGCTTAGTGGATGGATCCCGTATCGTTAGACCCGTACCCGAAAAATCACGTTGCTACGGACCAGGTTGGCATGCCATATGATTTCATTGACTCTTCCCTCTCGGGGGCCAAATACATGacttggtgctcaagacaagcctcACTGTTTATATAAGCTATATCATCATACAATGTGAATACTTTTATTCTTCCCCCAAACACTTTCTAAGCAAAGAAATAAAAGAGATTTACATTGAAGATTATGACTCTAATTTGAATTGATTTCTTTAAGGGAAATCAAAACCTCATGATCTATATGTTTTGAGCTAATTAGATATTAGCTTTTAATTAttcttaatttttgattcttatattttttaaaagtgaCATTACGTTTCTTATACTCACGAAAGTGAAATATTCAATCTCGTTTCTCCTCGTGCCGTTAAAATACCGTAGAGTATTTTATTGAATACATATTAATTTTGTTTCACTTCGATTTTTCATCAGTAAAATtagtattttcataaatataaaatttataatataattttaaaaattataaaaatcaagatatcaaaataactaattacagataataatatataattaaccttatTTATTTTGTACGTCGACCAACAATGGTCAACTGAACTGCGTTAAACTGCTGCATCAGTAGAAGTGTTGCAGCAACTGCTGAGTTCTCCAAATTGCCACAAGTTTTCTGCAGTTCATGCTGAACTcagtttaatataatattttaggaTTCTGAAATGTTGTATTCTAATGTAATGAACAGCAGCCTTCTAATTCAAATTTTCCTAATTTAATTGATTTGCTAACTTTTGATTTgaaatttagaaaataaatattttagctTCAATTTACTATGAATCATTTAGGtaaagatattttaaaaataatcataatttaatataaaaaataattattatttattttaatatctttACCTAAATGGCTCATACTAAGATATTTATTTTCTGAATTTCAAATCAcacattaggaaataaattaaaataatttaatttggaAATTTCAATTTTAGAAAGGGATGGATAAAAAATATATCCCTTTGATTACATTTTGTAAAGACCAAAAACATTAGAGGAAAAAAGAtggaattttaaataattatatatcataCTATACAAGAAATAACTCCAATATGGAAAAGCTAATTCACtagcatttttcatgctaaaTCTCCCCATACGGAACAGATTAGAAATCCCCATCTGCTTTGGTATTTGGTGAGGATTGTGAGGAACAATCTTTATATTCAACATCAGCTTAAGAACATACATCATCTGTGAGGCAAGCAGCTCGTAAGCATATGGATATAAGTCCATCCGTGTGACAAGTCACTGCGACTTATCAACCGGTGTGTGTCTCTCACCACCGGACGTTTGTGGTGCATTATCCTCATCATACGATCCATGCCATGACATGGTGTTCGAGTGGGCGCCATTCCATGAATGGTCAATGTGATATGCCAATCGAGGGATTTCGACATGGACCTAACTTGACATGGAGAGAGGGAGTGTGTTAGGCTCCATTGATGGCTACGTATATATGGTATGTCCGAAGATGTTGCATGCTCCAAAAGATAAGGTTCCACTAGACTACAAATGAATTGTGCTCAGGTCAGAGTTGGTCATCCCATATCCAAACTGTGTCTGATCCAATAATACGATGAATCAAGTAAATGATGCACATAATTGGAGATAAGTGCATATTTGTATTCTTTTAGGAGATACTTGTCGTGGAAGGAAGCCTAAGTTTGacactttcttctctctctctctctctcgttaccAAACCCCATGAAAGATCCATGGTTGTTCTCAAACACTTGCCGGCTTTCAACCAAAAGCTCATCCAATAAGGCAACGAAGCTGAGAACTCTTCTTGCTCATCTCTGCTGCTGTCTTCTAAGGATCCACTGATATCCCTTTCACTCTCTCTCGCTTCCATTTCTTGTTTGTTTAATGGACTCAGCTAAGAGTAGCAGTCTTCAACCGTCCGGGGGTGGCGACGATGAGTTTGGTTCTCCCGCCGCTCCTCTGTCCGCCTTCTTCCGCTCCAGAACTGCCACCTCGGACGCCGCCACCTTGCAACCATCACCCTACTACTACGGTGACTACCACTTCGACTCGCTCTCCACCCGTCCTTTCACCAGTTTCCCCTCCACTGTAACGTTTTCCTCCTCACCGCCATCTGCCGCCGTCTCCCATGGCGCTGGCGTCGGTGCATCACCGGCGCAACAACTGCCTGACCAGTCTAACGTCGCTGCTGCGACACCTGCGCCGGAACGGAGCTCCAAGAAGCGGTGCAGGGCGTCACGGCGTGCCCCGACGACGGTGCTCACCACCGACGCCTCCAACTTCCGCGCCATGGTGCAAGAACTCACCGGCATCCAGTCCTTCTCGGCCTCCCCCTCCCCTTGCGCCGGCGCTCGCCTTGGCATCTTCCACTCTGCCGCTGCCTCCCGTTCCTACTCTGACCCTCCACTGCCGGCGTCCTCTTTCTTGCTCCCTCGCCCCTTCATGCAGAAGGTCCagtctccttccttccttcccatCTCTTCTACTTCCCCTGCTCATTCTAGCTCCGCTGTTACTGCCATTAATAGCATCTCCAATGCCACCACTAGTAGCGATGGACATCGTTCATCCAGTAGCAAAAGCTACCAACTACGTTCGTCATCACATATTCTTCTGCAGCAAGAAGTATATATGAAGGAGCAACTGCAAGGCGAAGATATGATGGAGGAGATAAAGAAGAGGTGTAGATAGCCAAAGAGGAGGAAGATTGAGTTACTGCTTCAACCTAATTGGTTTTGGTGTTGACACAATGATTAATGTGCTTACCTTAGCTCTTGCCGTAGATCTCCAGTGAGATAGATATCACATGAAGATTATAAGAGATGTGGTGGTGCAAGGCAgtaatgagatatatatatatatctcatgtgTACCATGTTCTGATGGAGTGGGAATGATTGGTGAAGATTGTCGAGGCCTCATCACAAACTAAATTGCCTGCTAGCTTCACCCCTGTTTGTGAAGAGCATCGAATGCCTATTTATGCTGTTGTTTTGTGGTCCTAAAATACTTTGGGTTGAACTGTGATGTGATGTGTGTGTGAAATGATGTCGGGTTGCTTGCCGCTCGCAATGTCTCGATCAGAATTTAAAGATAAGTTTCTTCCTTTAAGTCTGAATTAACAGATATTAAAGTCTAAAATAAATTagtaatatattaatttataataaaatattaatataataatatatataatttaagttaataataataataata contains the following coding sequences:
- the LOC135640707 gene encoding VQ motif-containing protein 22-like; the protein is MDSAKSSSLQPSGGGDDEFGSPAAPLSAFFRSRTATSDAATLQPSPYYYGDYHFDSLSTRPFTSFPSTVTFSSSPPSAAVSHGAGVGASPAQQLPDQSNVAAATPAPERSSKKRCRASRRAPTTVLTTDASNFRAMVQELTGIQSFSASPSPCAGARLGIFHSAAASRSYSDPPLPASSFLLPRPFMQKVQSPSFLPISSTSPAHSSSAVTAINSISNATTSSDGHRSSSSKSYQLRSSSHILLQQEVYMKEQLQGEDMMEEIKKRCR
- the LOC135639780 gene encoding protein SCO1 homolog 2, mitochondrial-like isoform X1, translating into MIRSALCSLSLRSALNVSSPSPWRPRFYPSQKFEPRCYKNGSNFGNHKLPKQVLENDEPLASRSWIAYVIPTAVLLIAGTGLYVHYNDEKRAILKGSEQSIVYERNNVNRPAIGGPFKLFDTENNSVTESTFQGNWVLMYFGYTSSPDVGPEEVKKMADVIKVLESEYNFKIKPVFISIDPQRDTCAQVKAYLKEFDPRIIGLTGPVSSVRQAAQEYRVFFRKVDEEGQDYLVESSNNMYLLDPNMEVVRFFGVEYDARQLADAIMMEVNKASR